TGACCATATCCGTGAGACTGTCGACGGTGAAGGCCTCGGTCCCTTCCATCACATTGCCATCAACATCGAGCTCGCGGATGCTGAGGCGCACGTTCAGCCAGGCATCGCCGTGGATGAAGTCGTTGGCGCCGCGCCCCTCCATGGTATCGTTGCCGTCCCCGCCCAGCAGCATGTTGCCCTCGGCCCAGGCCACTACCTCCTCCAGATCAACGTTGGGGTCGGTCGGCGCATCCTCGATGCTGATGCCGAGGAGTTCGCGCAACCCATCGATCCGGTTGACGCCGGCCTGAGTCAGGCCGTGATTCTCGAGGCTGAACTCGACCTCGATCTCCTCAGTGCTGCCGCGGTCGTCGCCGCGCAGAACGTCGTCATGGATCCACCCGGACAGACCTTCGGTCTGATCGAAGCGGTCACGCAGGATATCGTCAGCGACTGTGGTGAAGATAGGAATCCGCATATCGGAATCCGCGGCTACCGGGCTGCCCTTGTGGATCGCCCAGTCAAAGCCGAACATGCCCTCGTTGCGCATGACGCTTTCACCCTGGACCATGATGTCGTCGCCGGACTCCGCGTCGAAGTCGTTTTCGTTGGCGCCGGCAAACATCACGTCATGACCGAGGATGGTGGAGTTGAAGAACAGCTCCGAGTTGTCTCCATTTAGAACATCGAAGCCGTCGCCGCCCTCCATCCAGTCGTCGCCTTCATTGCCGAGGATGAAATCGTGATCGGCACCACCGAGGATGAAGTCGTTGCCCTCTCCCGCGAATACCTCGGTCGCATCAACGCCGACGAGAATGACGTCCTGGCCATCTCCGCCCATGACTACATCGAGGCCGTTCGAGTTGGCAATGACGTCGTCGCCACCTTCGCCTTTGATGAAGTCACCGGTGTCGCCGGTATCGGTGATGATGTCGTCACCGGCGCCACCGATGATGAGGTCAACACCATGGCCACCCTCGATTCGGTCGTTGCCGGTGTCGCCCCAGATGGCGTCATCTCCGTCACCACCAATGATGGTGTCGTCGTTCTCCGTGCCGCCGATTACCGCATGCTCTCCGCCGGTGAAGCGAAGATAGTTATCGTCAGGCCCTTCTGTCGACGGATTATCCCGCTCCACCTTATCGCGGATCGCGTTGAGCACCGGGTCGTCGCCCTCGGGGTCCATGGCGATCTGCTTGGACTCATCCACCTCGAGCACCACGTCGTGCTTGGCAAAGGAGTCGACTCCCACGTGGAAGTTGACCTCGTCGTCCTCGGTGCCGAGGATTCCGTCCGCGCCGGGTAACGCCATGTCCGTATTGGCCATGATCAGCTTGGAAAAGGCGTTGTTCTCGAGCTCGTTGAGCAGGTTCAGGCCCTGGGTCCGCGACAGGTAGTAGAAGCGGTCGCCTTCCTGCAGGTTCTCGAGCTGCAGCTCGAATACCGCATTGAAGGTGGAACCCAGCATGCCGCCAAAGGGCATGATCTTTTCAGCGAGGCCGCCGATCCAGAGGTCAACCAGGTTGAGTCCGGTCTCCACTCCCGCCCAATCGCCTGTACCGTTGAGAAACTCCAGGCGATCCGCGATTTCTCCCGCCGGGCTCACAATATCGAGCCGCACGTCCTCTACCAGGATCTGGTTCATTGATCCATCGGTCTGCTGGATCTCGATGCTGAGCTCTTGCCCGGCCTGTGCGGCACCGATCAAGCCAGTCTCGATCGAGAAGGTCGCCCAACCGCCATCATCAGCAGGAGCGGTCAGCGAAACGGTCGCCAACACGACCCCGCCCGCGACGAGCCGCGCTTCTCCGCCGGGCCAATCCTGGTTGGTACGATCACCCACATCGAGCGTCAGCCGGTAGTTCACACCCTCCTCAAGGGTGATACCGGTGTCCTGGGAAAGCTGCGCGTTCTCGCGGAGCCAGGCCACGTTCGAGCCATCGACACCATTCGGATCGACCACACTGGCGTCCGGGGCGTAGAGGCCGCCGGTACCGCCGGTCAAGGTCCAGCCGCTCGGCGCTCCGACGCTGTAGTTGCCTTGTGGATCAACGTTGACACCTGGCTCTCCCGCGGCCAGCGAGTCCGACTCGAAACCTGCATTGGTGAGCGCGGCTGCCACCGTCTCTGTAGACTCGGCCAGACCCAGAAGAGCCATCGCCACGTCGCGCTTCTCAACCAGAGTATCGGCAGCCTCCAGCAGCGGATGAGTGCCGTAGGCCGCGATGAAGTTGATAACCGAAGCAGGCGTCTTCAAGTTGGCGCCGAAATCCGCCCAGCTTTCATAAGGCTTGAGCCAGCTCGAATTGCTCGCGGCATACAATTGTTCACGGGCATCGTTCAGCGAGGGCACGCCGGCATCACGACCGCGGGCAATATTGATTGCCGGCAGATCCAACGGCAGGCCAAGCAGGTTGTTGCGCAGCGAATCGGTCACGAACTCATCGATTTCGTTGCCGTGGACATAGGTCATGCCGCGGAATATCGCTCCGGCCGCCTGCTCTGCGCTGATCGTCTGGTTCTGGTCGAACAGAACCGGGTTGAGGAAGGCCTCGATCAAGCCCACATCCACACCCCAGTCCTCGATGGGGATGAGATTGCCGTCCGCATCCACTGGCTGCCCCTCATCGTTGAGGGGAAGCAGCTTCAGGTGGTCAGTCAGCATCGAATGACCGAAGCGGTAGACAGTGTGGGCGAACTCGGCAAAGATCGCCGGATCGACATCGGTCACGGTGTTGAAGACGAAGACATCGATCAGCGGCGAGACCTTACGGCCGAACTCCTCGAACACGAGGTGCTGGTACTGCATCTCAGTGGAGAAACGCGCGGTCTGGAACAGACGCTCGCCGTCCCAGTTGAGCGCATTAGGGTCGAACCCGGCAACGACCGGATCGATCAACCACTCGTTGAGGAAGTCGATATCACCGGCTTCGGCAAGTTCGAGGATCTGCCTCTTGACGTCCTCGACCTGGCGATTGTGCTCGGAGTGGAAAACGTGGTGCACGGCGGTGAGGCCGATGTTTTCGTTACCACGACCGTCGCCGACGATGAAGTGGCGGTCGAGCAGTTCGTTGTCGTAGAAGGTCTCACCGGTATTCGGATCCACCGGAACCGGATCGCCGATCGGGTCGGTGCCGGAGTTCGGATCAGGCATCAGGATCGCCGGCTGTCCTTCGGCTCCCGCCACCAGCACCGGCACCGCATTATGGGCGATGTCGTCAAGGAAGGCATGCGAGGTGCGGACCGGACCGCGGCCATCATTCAGCTCGGACAGCACAATCGGGTTGGCAGCCGTGCCGCTGACGGTCACATCGTCGGCAGTGTTCGGAATGAGATCCGGGCCGATATTGACCACCACCTGCGGGAAGCCATTCTCGTCGCGGATGAATTCGCCGTAGGGATCGGTGCGCAGCAGAGGAACGCCGAAGACGTCGCGGTCATCGAGGTCGATCCCGAGCTTCTCGCGCGCCTGGTCCTTGACGTCCTTCCAGGTGGCCAGACCGCCACTTTCACCATTGAGCAACCGGCCACTCGCCATCGGCTTGCCGTCAACCATCTCGTAATGGCGCAGGAATACCTGGTGTGACGGATGCGAGGTGTAGGTCTGATTCTGGTCGACGAACGGCGTCGTCTTGTTTCTTGCTTCCGGCGTGTCGTCGTCAGTTCCCAGAATGCCATCGGCCCCCGGCCCCATGGACGGTGCCAGACGTGTCAGCACCAGCGGCATGTTGACGTCCACCTCGTCGCCGCTGTCTGGAATGCCGTCAGGCCCGTGGGTGACAAGCGGATCGTCCGCCGTCAGCGGCATGTAGATCGTGCCGTTATCGCCCTTGTGAATCAGGTCGAGACCATGGTCAAAGAACTGGCCGAAGAAGGTCATCCAGCCGTTGAATGGTGCCGATAGCCCCTCGTCCGGCGCCACGTTGGGCAGCAGGATGGTATTGCCGTCCATCTCAATGCCGAAGGTGTCGGACAACTCCTGGTCCATGACGGCCTTCGCTGCGTCGAGCGCCGGCTTGAGCGCCTCACGCGCCGCAGCCACAGTCTCTTCAGTGGTGGCCAGCGCTTGCTGGGCCGCAGCCAGGCTCGCCTCTGCATCGTCGATGGCAACCTGATCACCGCCCTGCTGTGCCGCCTCGAGAGCATCCTCAGCAGCGGTGACCACATCCTTCGCCGCGTTCACCTGCTGCGCCAGTGGCTGATACGCCGTCACTGCAGGGTCGTTGAGAAACTCGGCGTAGCGCGCCCGCACCGCTGTAATGGCGCTGGACAGCGGCATGGCATCGTACTCGGCATGCTGTAGCGCCGCCATGATAGCGGCAGGGTTGTTCAGCGTCTGATCGGAAATCAGCGTCGAGATGATCCGCGGATCGGCATCTACGACGTTGCCCGTATGCCCGCCGTTCTGCCCCATGTTCGTCGGCTCACCAACGACACCATAGTCGTTGTTGTTGATAATGCCGTGGAAGGTGTCATCGCCTTCATTGATGTAGTGCGGCTGCATCGCACGCGGCATGATCTGATCGGCTGCGCCCCAGAGTTCTCGCCCTGGCGTAATGTTATTGAGGCTGCCGTCAACGGTGCGCAGGCCATAAGGCAGATGCGGCTGCGCAAGCAGTTGATCGAGTGGCGTGCCAGCAACATGCGCCTCGGCGATCTTGATTTGCTCGAGTATGAACTCCAGGTCGTGTTTGTTCAGTTTGACGGCCATGTTCCCTCCCAGGCCCCACAGGGCTCTGCGACTTATTCTTATTAACCAATATGGTTATTTGGCGACCCCTTGAACCTCACCAGCGGGCTACCGTTTTATGTCTTCCACAGCCAGCAGGCATGTCTCCGCACCTCGACAGACAAACCATCTGCGGTATCTTTTTCACCCCTGCTAATGACTCAAGATGACATTCAGCAAGTCTTTTCACCTCCTCATATTCATCATCACTTATCTTCGAGAGTTCTAATCAATAAGCACGAGATGCTCGTTCCTCAAGAAGATGAAGTTTTTGTGACAGCAGCGATCAACATTCTCATCATTACCTGACTAACTAATTACAACCATTGATTCCAGATAGGAAAATCATCCACCAAGCGTTGTGCGACAAGTCATCGAGCGGTGATCAGGCAAGGCGGAATCGATGGAAAAGGTGGAATTTACGATGTGCAAATGAGCATTTTGAGAGCGGCTCCAACACCGAACGCACAAGCCCAGGCCCTTTTCGTACAAGAACTCGATCCATTTCAGGACTGCCATGGGGGTTTGCCAGAGCCATCGGAGCACCAGTCAACATGGGGAGAGTACCGGCTATGGAAATGGCTTTGGGTTCTGATGCCATTGCATCAATTGCATTGGTCATCAGCAGTGTGACCGGGTCGTACTGAGCGCTTATGCCCTGAGTTCACGGCCGGAATTCAAAATAACCGCAGCAACTGGATCTCATGGATCTGCTGAATCAGGAAAGGCGACTATCGTGCATGGGATGCAGGTACCACCACATCATCAGCCTTGCGAGGGCATGGCCGTTCTTGTCCAGAAAGCAATGGAGCGCGAAAGCGCTGCAAGTGGCCAGATCGACTTGAGGGCGACATCATCGCCCTACCGAAAAAAGGAATTGAACGGGGTGCTGGACAGCAATCAGTACTGGGACAACAGCTCTTCCACTACCGGCGTCATCTTGCTGCTTACGCTAGCCCACTTGCTGAAGTCAAAGCCGCCCTTGCCTGTCAGATGGTATTCCGCATAGGCAACCCGTTCCTCACCCTTGAACATCCTGAGCTCAGCGTGGGAGAGATACGGCGTGAAGTCCCATGACCTCAGCGCGGTGTAGGTCATCCTGTATTCGCAATGTGCCGGTGTCGCTCCGGAGTAGAGTTCTGTTGTAATCGAGTGATCGTGGAACACGTCAGTCACAGCGTCGACGAAGCCGTCCACGATCACCTTGGGGTTATCCTCGATACAGACATTCGACACGCTGTACGAGCGATCCAGCGGCGTGACCTGAATGGATGTACAACCGGAAACGGTCATCAGCACCGCCACCACAGCACATTTCTTCAATCCAACGTCCTTGCCAAGCTACCTGGTTTCGTGGGGCAAATCGGGCCTATCACCATGCGCCCCGCCCACCGCTTATCGGCAGCCTAGAAGTCACCTTGAGTCGAAGTGATCCACCTTCTGACGGACTTAGTCACTGCTTACCTTGCGAGTCGCGTAGCGAGGTACTACCGCCCTCCCGCACTCCCTAAGGCACGGTTCCCGCTGCGTCCATCAGGCATGGATTGATAAGAAAAAACGTTCAGAAAAATGGGGAAAATCATAATTGTCTGCTATAAGAGACATGATGCATATATGAAGGGTGATAGCGATGCGGGTGGGCTCGGTAGAGTCGTTGTAACGAATAGTCGATTAATGACCGGTTACGGCCCAAAGCGGATGTCTTATTTTTACTCCGACTCCAAAGTTAGGAAAATGGAAAATATCGTTTACAGAGAGGCTCTGTATGCTGAAAAAGATACAACAGATAAAGAAGCTCGGCGTTTTTGAGGATTTTTCTTGGGATCATGAAGTAAAGAGCAATGGTGGTGCCGTTCAAAGCTTTGTTGATATAAATATTATCTACGGGCGCAACTATTCTGGAAAAACAACGCTTTCACGTATTGCTCGTGCATTAGAAACGGGTGAAATTTCTGAAAAATTTGGCTCCCCTTCATTGAGTCTAAAATTCTCCGATAACTCCGAAATAGCTCAAGCGAATCTGACAGCGCATGGAAAAACTTCACGAGTATTTAATGAAGATTTCACAAGAGAAAACTTGAAATTTATCACTAACCCAGATGACAGTATAGAGCCATTTGCCATTCTTGGTGATGATAACAACAAAGTTGAGAAAGAAATTAAAGAGATAGAAGCGGAGCTAGGGTCAAGTGAAGAAGGCCAAGAAAGTGGTTTGTTTTCGGAAAGAAAATCCGCTTTTGATGACTACTCCGAGGCTTTTCAATCGCACAAAACAGCTAACGATAACCTCAAAAGGCAATTAGGTGACAAAGCAACTAATAAAAATATTGGTATAAAATATAAACCAGAGCGATTTGGCGATCAAAACTATACAATCAAAAAATTGGAAGATGACTTGGCAGAGGTTCAAAAATCTAACTTTCAACCATTGACTGATGAGAAAATCGCACAGCACGAAAAGCTCATTGAAGAAAAAACTCTTCCCAACATACCCAAACTCACACCGCCCAACCTGAGCTTTACCATTTTTGTTAAAGAAGCCGGTTTATTAGTCACAAAGGAAATCAGTGAATCTGACAAGATTGAAGAATTAGTTAAAGATGCCGTTTTAAATCGTTGGGTAAATGAAGGTCGCATGCATCACAGAGGCAAGCATGAAAAATGCGCCTTTTGCGACAATGCAATTTCGCAGGAACGCTGGAAAGATCTGGACAAACACTTTGATGAAGAGTCTGAGAAACTAGACAAAGATATTGAGGCCTTGGTTAAACGTATTGAGGATGAGAAAAAATCTATCAGCACAGCTTTGACCATTAACCCGTCACGCTTTTATTCTAAATTTCATATTCAACTTTCCGAACTAAACTCAACGCTTAAGTCGGCTGTTACTGAGTATCAATATTCCTTAGAAGCACTGATTTCGCAGCTAACGAGTAGGAAAAACGATATATTGAATGCTAAAAAATTCGCTCATCCTGTTGATTATTCAACTGAATTAGAATCTGCTTGGGATGACTACAAAAATATTTGCAATGAATCTGACTTATTCAGTAGCTCTTTGAATAGCGAGCAATCCAGTGCCAGAAGAGCGCTAAGATTAAAAGAGGTTGCAGATTACCTAATCACCATTGATTACCATTCGCAGCTCGATTCTATAGCTGCCTTACAAGAAAAACTGGACAAAGCGTCTAGAGAAAAGGTGCGTATTTCCGAGGAAATCACTCAAAAGCAAACATTGATTAGTGCAAAAAAACGTGATCTAAATGATGAAGAAAAAGGCGCCAAAAAGGTTAATGAATATCTCAACAATTTCTTTGGTCATAAGTTCTTGACACTTGAATCCAAAAAGGATGCGGAAAATTCAAAGCGCATTCGTTTCGAAGTTATACGAGATGGAAAGAAAGCTTATCACCTCAGCGAGGGAGAATGCAGCCTTTTGGCGTTTTGTTATTTCTTGGCAAAACTAGATGATATTGAGACGCGAGATTCAAAGCCAATTATTTGGATTGACGACCCTATTTCATCACTGGACGGAAATCATATTTTCTTTATATATAGCTTAATAAGCACCGAGATTGTTGCCAAAGGAGAATTTGAGCAACTATTCATATCAACACACAACCTTGATTTCCTAAAGTATTTGAAAAAATTGAAAGGTAGCTATATTAATTCTACGGGTGGAAATATCGGATTCCAGAAAGCTTATTTTATGGTTGTTAGGCAGGATAGGAAATCCACCGTCCAAGTTATGCCTTCCTATCTAAAGGAATATGTCACAGAGTTTAACTTTCTCTTTCACCAAATTCATAAATGCGCAACGATGGGATCTGTTGACGACACTAACTATATTACTTTCTACAACTTTGCCAACAATGCGAGGAAGTTCTTCGAAATCTACCTCTACTACAAATACCCAGACCAAGGAATGAATGAAGGAACACTCAATCTATTCTTTGGCAATGATAGTGTACCAGCTGTTTTGGCCGATCGAATAAATAATGAATATTCACATTTATGCGGGGTATTTGAAAGAGGAGCAACGCCGGTTGAAGTTCCAGAGATGCAACTGGCGGCCCGACAAATTATAGAAAAGCTAAAAGAAGATAGCGAACAATACTCCGCATTGCTAAGAAGTGTTGGTGAGCCTCCTGAGGCGGGAGATGTATGATATATACTTCCGCACAGTATCTATCAAATAGCTCCCAACAAGTTCCAATGTTTTTTTGGGAATGCGCTAGGGGTTTGATCGTCCGCTTTTGGCCGCAAACAGCCTCCCAGGCCATCAATATCCTGTAACCCCAAACCGCCGATAAACAATGACCCGATCGGCACGATCCGTGGCGAGGGCCTCACAGCCCTGCGCCACGGCCCACTCCTCCGAGGCTCGCAGCAACTGACGTGTGAGGCCGCTGCCGCGATGCTGGGTGACGATATAGAGCCCTTCGATGTAGCCGGTTCTTACACCTTCCAGGCCGGGAATATCGGTTCTGATCGATAGTTCTACATGCCCTGCCGCCCTGCCCTGTTGGTCTCTGGCGATCAGGACTTCCAGCGGTTCATCCAGTTCGCCACGAAAGAACTGTTCGATCTCCTGCTGATGATCGTCGGCTTCCCACAGTTGGTTACGCAACCGTAGCCAATCGTCGGCATCTGTTCGCTGAATGCGATGTATCGTATAAGCCATGCTGCCCTCTCCTTCTCTCCCCCTTTTCCCCCTGCCGGTTACCAACTATCACTGGCCCTTGGGAAAATACAGAATCATCCGCAGATGGCGATGTTCATCGACGATCAGCATTTCGTGGTCGAAGTCCTCACGTTGTGAGTCGTTCGTGGTGACGGCGCCGATGCCGTACCCGTAGCTGTGGAGCTCCGGCTTTTCCCACCAACGTCGGAAGTCCGGCGACAACTGGGTCAGGTCGTCGATCAATCGGTGCATCTCGGGGTCTTCGGGGGCCGATGCCAGGTCGCAGCGGAACTGGGCCAGCAGTCGGAAGGCATCCTGCTGCCAATCGGGCAGGCGACGGCGCATTGCCGGGTTGGCGAAGATCATGCGCAGCATATTGCGCTCGGCCCCCGCTTGCTCGGTGAAGGCAAACAGCCGCTCGGCGGCGTCATTCCAGGCAATCACATCCCAGCGCAGGTTGATGACGTAGGCGGGCCGTGCAAGCTCGTCCATCATCCGTTGCACGCGTGGCGGAATCGATTGCCATTGATATGCCTCTACCGGCGGTGGCCGGCGCTGCGCCAGCAGGAACAGGTGGCAACACTCGGCATCATCCAGCTTGAGCGCCTTGGAAACACCGAGCACGAAGCTTTCCGAGACGTTGATATCACGCCCCTGCTCGAACCAGGTGTACCAGGTCAGCCCCACTCCAGCGAGAGTGGCGACCTCCTCGCGGCGCAATCCCGGTGTCCGTCGCCGCCCTGTCGTCGGCAACCCCACATCCGCCGGCGTCAGCTTGTGGCGGTGATGGAGCAGGAATTCCGTCAGATCACTACGGGTTCGATCAAGGCTTCTGCTGTGCCGCGCTGTCTCACTCATGTCGAGCTCCTGACAGTTGCCATTGGTAATAGGATAACCAGCTATATTGTACCCGGATAATGACTGTTCGAGCATGTGGCTTCCGATGCATTTCGCTGGAGGCGATATGAGCAACCAATGTGATTCCCCCACGCTATCCGACGGCCCCTTCCCCGCGGCTCGTCAGCCGACACAACAAGCCGGCTTCATGGCCTGGTTGGGCATGGCGGTGCTGGCACTGCCCACGCTGTTGCTGGGGCTCGATGTCACCATTCTCTATCTGGCTCTACCGGCGCTGTCGGTCGAGCTGCAACCCAGCAGTAGTCAGGCGCTGTGGATCATGGATGCCTACGGGTTCATGATCGCCGGCTTGCTGATCACCATGGGTACACTTGGCGATCGCATTGGCCGGCGTCGTTTACTGATGGTCGGTGCTGCTGCTTTCGGTGTTGCCTCGGTGGTCGCCGCCTATGCCACCAGCGCCGAGATGCTGATTGCGGCCAGGGCCGCACTCGGTGTGGCCGGTGCCACCTTGATGCCGTCGACTCTGGCACTGATCAGCAATCTGTTCCCGAATTCACGTCAGCGCTCACTGGCGATCGGCATCTGGGCAACGATGTTTGCACTGGGTATGGCGGCGGGCCCGGTGATCGGCGGCTGGGTGCTGAGTCACTTATGGTGGGGCGCCGCCTTCCTTGTCGCGGTACCGATCATCGTTCTGCTGTTGATTGCCGCACCGATGCTGTTGCCGGAGTATCGTGCGGAGCACAGTGAACGGCTGGATTTCACCAGTGTGCTGCTGTCTCTCGCCGCCATCCTGCCCGCCATTCATGGCCTCAAGGAACTGGCCAGGCACGGCGTTGCGCTCGCTCCCACCCTGTCGCTGCTTGCCGGAATCCTGCTCGCCGTGCTGTTCGTACGTCGCCAGAACCAGCTCAGCGCTCCGCTGCTGGATATGCGCCTGTTTGCCAGCCGCACGTTCAGCACCGCACTGCTGGTGTTGCTGTTCAGTTTGATCGCTGTCGGCGGTGCCATGCTGCTGGTCACCCAGTATCTGCAACTGGTGGTGGGGCTCTCGCCGCTGGTCGCCGGACTCTGGATGGGACCACCGGCGTTGATGATGGTCATCGCAGGCATCGCCGCACCACTGATCGCAAGGCGTATCCCGCCGGGCCAGGTGGTGGCCGGTGCACTGGCATTCTCGTCGCTGGGGTATCTGGCGCTGTTCATGGTCAGCACCGCTCCGGGAGGGTTGCTGCTTGCCATCGGCGGCTTCTCACTGGTCTATCTGGGCATGGGCACCATTGCCGCGCTGGGAACCGAACTGGTGATCGGCACCGCGCCCGCCCACAAGGCAGGTTCCGCTTCGGCGATGTCGGAGATGGTTCAGGAATTGGGCGTCGCTCTCGGCGTCGCGTTGCTGGGCAGTCTATCGACGCTGATCTACCGGCTGCAGATCGCTTCGCATCTGCCGAATGAACCGTCGAGCGGCGGTGTCGATACCGTCCACGACAGCCTCTGGGCCACGCTCTCCGCGCTCGATCAACCCGCGCCCGATATTGTCGAGGCCGCCACGCGGGCATTTACCACCGGGCTCAACGTCACCGCCGCCATCAGCGGTGTAGCGATCCTGTGTCTGGCGATGCTTGCCGCCATCCATCTGCGTCAGGTTCCAACGCTGGGCATGGATGACAGCGAGTATTGAAGTTTTTACCCATTGCACGCCATGAAAGACCCTCATGGCGTGCTCTTCACGCTTGCCCCAACGAGGTTCGGATCACTCGGACTGCAACGGCACGTCCCAGGCGTTGAGCTCGGCTTCACTCCAATCGCCATATGCAGCATTGGGGAAGACGATCCAGTCATCGCCGAACCGCTCAGCATTTTCCTCGACCAAGCGGCGCTGTCCCTCGAGATCCGCGTCGGCAAACTCGCCGGAGAAGTCATGCAGGGAGTCACCGAGTTGCATTACCACGGTGTGATCGTCGACGACTTCGGCCCGGCGTTCTGCTTTGGGAGGACCGAGCAGCATGACGCTATCCTTCGATACCTGTGGCAACTCGAGGGCTTCGAGGCTCGCGATGGTATCGGCCTTGTTCTCTTGATAGCGGTCAGAAACGTAGAAGATGTCCACTCCCTGCTCGTCGGCGAACTTCAGGAAGTCAGCAGCGCCGGGAATCAAGCGCGGATCCCCCTCGCGCTCCCAGTGCTTCCAGGTATCCCAGGTGGTGAAGTCATGGCATGCCTGCATGTCGCGAACCAGCAAGGCGCTGTTATCGAGCACCGTCTCGTCCAGATCGGTGATGATTGCCAGGTTCGCGTCTTCGCCATGCTCAGCAATGGCTTGCTCAAGACGCAGAGTCGCGAGGGCAAAGCCTTGACGCTGCAATGCCGCGACCTCGGCGGAACGCTGCTGATAACGAAGCCCCATGGAATAGGCGGCCTGGGCACAGAGGGTCTCTCCATCAGCCCCATCGGCCCCATCGGAGGCAGCGCCAGCAATCGGTACCAAGCCAGCAAGCGGTACTATGCCAGCGAACAGGGTGGCGGTGAGCAGAGTATTTCGGCTGAACGTCATCATGGACATCTCCTGCTTGGTGATCGCAACAGCGCTACCGGGGGTAAAGCAGTTTGATCACGCTTTGTTATTGAAAAGAGCGAGATGACCGTAATTTATTTTAATTAAACGTTCAACTTAACATCTGCAGCCTTGAGCGCTGAATTCAAGCCGTAGAAGCACCAATGGTGGCG
This Halomonas huangheensis DNA region includes the following protein-coding sequences:
- a CDS encoding helix-turn-helix transcriptional regulator, whose translation is MSETARHSRSLDRTRSDLTEFLLHHRHKLTPADVGLPTTGRRRTPGLRREEVATLAGVGLTWYTWFEQGRDINVSESFVLGVSKALKLDDAECCHLFLLAQRRPPPVEAYQWQSIPPRVQRMMDELARPAYVINLRWDVIAWNDAAERLFAFTEQAGAERNMLRMIFANPAMRRRLPDWQQDAFRLLAQFRCDLASAPEDPEMHRLIDDLTQLSPDFRRWWEKPELHSYGYGIGAVTTNDSQREDFDHEMLIVDEHRHLRMILYFPKGQ
- a CDS encoding 5'-nucleotidase, lipoprotein e(P4) family, whose protein sequence is MTFSRNTLLTATLFAGIVPLAGLVPIAGAASDGADGADGETLCAQAAYSMGLRYQQRSAEVAALQRQGFALATLRLEQAIAEHGEDANLAIITDLDETVLDNSALLVRDMQACHDFTTWDTWKHWEREGDPRLIPGAADFLKFADEQGVDIFYVSDRYQENKADTIASLEALELPQVSKDSVMLLGPPKAERRAEVVDDHTVVMQLGDSLHDFSGEFADADLEGQRRLVEENAERFGDDWIVFPNAAYGDWSEAELNAWDVPLQSE
- a CDS encoding Sbal_3080 family lipoprotein; protein product: MKKCAVVAVLMTVSGCTSIQVTPLDRSYSVSNVCIEDNPKVIVDGFVDAVTDVFHDHSITTELYSGATPAHCEYRMTYTALRSWDFTPYLSHAELRMFKGEERVAYAEYHLTGKGGFDFSKWASVSSKMTPVVEELLSQY
- a CDS encoding GNAT family N-acetyltransferase codes for the protein MAYTIHRIQRTDADDWLRLRNQLWEADDHQQEIEQFFRGELDEPLEVLIARDQQGRAAGHVELSIRTDIPGLEGVRTGYIEGLYIVTQHRGSGLTRQLLRASEEWAVAQGCEALATDRADRVIVYRRFGVTGY
- a CDS encoding AAA family ATPase, translated to MLKKIQQIKKLGVFEDFSWDHEVKSNGGAVQSFVDINIIYGRNYSGKTTLSRIARALETGEISEKFGSPSLSLKFSDNSEIAQANLTAHGKTSRVFNEDFTRENLKFITNPDDSIEPFAILGDDNNKVEKEIKEIEAELGSSEEGQESGLFSERKSAFDDYSEAFQSHKTANDNLKRQLGDKATNKNIGIKYKPERFGDQNYTIKKLEDDLAEVQKSNFQPLTDEKIAQHEKLIEEKTLPNIPKLTPPNLSFTIFVKEAGLLVTKEISESDKIEELVKDAVLNRWVNEGRMHHRGKHEKCAFCDNAISQERWKDLDKHFDEESEKLDKDIEALVKRIEDEKKSISTALTINPSRFYSKFHIQLSELNSTLKSAVTEYQYSLEALISQLTSRKNDILNAKKFAHPVDYSTELESAWDDYKNICNESDLFSSSLNSEQSSARRALRLKEVADYLITIDYHSQLDSIAALQEKLDKASREKVRISEEITQKQTLISAKKRDLNDEEKGAKKVNEYLNNFFGHKFLTLESKKDAENSKRIRFEVIRDGKKAYHLSEGECSLLAFCYFLAKLDDIETRDSKPIIWIDDPISSLDGNHIFFIYSLISTEIVAKGEFEQLFISTHNLDFLKYLKKLKGSYINSTGGNIGFQKAYFMVVRQDRKSTVQVMPSYLKEYVTEFNFLFHQIHKCATMGSVDDTNYITFYNFANNARKFFEIYLYYKYPDQGMNEGTLNLFFGNDSVPAVLADRINNEYSHLCGVFERGATPVEVPEMQLAARQIIEKLKEDSEQYSALLRSVGEPPEAGDV
- a CDS encoding MFS transporter, which translates into the protein MSNQCDSPTLSDGPFPAARQPTQQAGFMAWLGMAVLALPTLLLGLDVTILYLALPALSVELQPSSSQALWIMDAYGFMIAGLLITMGTLGDRIGRRRLLMVGAAAFGVASVVAAYATSAEMLIAARAALGVAGATLMPSTLALISNLFPNSRQRSLAIGIWATMFALGMAAGPVIGGWVLSHLWWGAAFLVAVPIIVLLLIAAPMLLPEYRAEHSERLDFTSVLLSLAAILPAIHGLKELARHGVALAPTLSLLAGILLAVLFVRRQNQLSAPLLDMRLFASRTFSTALLVLLFSLIAVGGAMLLVTQYLQLVVGLSPLVAGLWMGPPALMMVIAGIAAPLIARRIPPGQVVAGALAFSSLGYLALFMVSTAPGGLLLAIGGFSLVYLGMGTIAALGTELVIGTAPAHKAGSASAMSEMVQELGVALGVALLGSLSTLIYRLQIASHLPNEPSSGGVDTVHDSLWATLSALDQPAPDIVEAATRAFTTGLNVTAAISGVAILCLAMLAAIHLRQVPTLGMDDSEY